CTGGGCCACCTCCTCCAGCAGGGGCCCGTAGAAGCGCGCCACGCTCCGGTGGCGTCGCGCGGAGAAGCGCGTGCGCAGATCTCCCAGGTAGCCCACGCGGCACGCACGGCCGTCGAGCCAGCCCTCGCGCACGAAGAAGGTCCCCATGGCGGAGAGCCCCTCCGTCGCCTCGTGCACCCACACCTCCGCCGTCCCCCGCTGGATGTCATAGAGGCGGAAGAAGTCCGGGGCGCGCTGGGTGGACAGCACCAGCTCGCCCTGCATGGGCACCGCACCGAACAGGTCGAGCAGCCGCTCGTTGTCCGCTGGCGTGGCGAGTCGAGGTGACACCGGGGCCGCGCTCCCCGGGCCGCGCGTCACGTGTGCTCCTCTTCCCGCGAGGCGGGGGCCTCCCTGTGCTCGGAGCGGAGGCCCGCGCGCCGGTAGTCGCTCCGGTGCGCGGCCTTGCGCGGCAGGTGCAGGGTGAAGGTCGTCCCTTCTTCCAGGCCGGACGTCACGTGGATGGTGCCGCCATGGGCGTGCACGATCTCCTGCGCGATGTAGAGCCCCAGCCCCAGCCCGGACAACGGATCGCTCGTCTCCTGTGACCCGGCCCGGCGGAAGGGATCGAACAGGTGGGGCACGAACTCGGCCGGAATGGGCTGACCCTGGTTGCGCACGCGCATCACCACCAGCTCATCCATTCCCGTCAACGTCACCTGGACGGGCTGTCCCTGGGCGCCATGTTTCACCGCGTTGGTCACCAGGTTCTGCACCACCTGGATGAGGCGGCCCCGGTCCCATTCGCCCTGGCCGTCGCCGTGGGTGCTCATCTCGATGGGGCTCTGGGGCGCCGTGAGCTGCAGCTCCTCGATGACCTCGGCGGTGATGGCGAAGAGATCATCCGGCCGGCGCTCCACCGGGATGCCACCGCCCAGCCGGCCCCGGGTGAAGTCCAACAGGTCGGCGATCATCCGCGTCATGCGCTCGGCGCCCAGGTTGATGCGCGTGGTGGCGCTCTTCACCTTGGGCTCGTTCACCTGGCGCGAGAGCAATTGCGAATGGAGGATGATGGCCTGCAGGGGGCTGCGCAGATCGTGGCTGACGATGCCCAGCAGCCGCTCGCGGAACTCGTTGGAACGCCGCTGCTCCTCCTCCATGCGCCGGCGCTCGGTGGCGTCGCGCAGCACCACGGCGAAGCCGCGCAGCGCGCCGCCCTCCTTGTGCAGGGCACTCACGGTGATGTCGGCCCAGAACCGGTCTCCTCCCCGGCGCGAACGCCAGCCCTCGCCCGTGTAGACGCCGTGGTGCTCGGCCGCTTCCATCTCCTTGTCGGCCACCGCGTGGCGCAGCTCCGCGGGAACGAGCAGCTCGCGGTAGGGCTGGCCCAGCACCTCGCGCTCCGAGTAGCCGGTGATGGCCTGGGCGCCCGCGTTCCAGGAGACGATCCTCCGCTCGGCGTCCAGCATGAAGATGGCGTGCCCGTACACCCCCTCGATGACCAGGTGCAGCGTCTCCTTGGACTCGATGAGCGCCTGGCGCTGGCGGGTGCGCTCCAGGGCGAAGCGCAGGGCGCGCGGCAGCACCGCGTAGGACTCGGGCGTCTTGGGCAGGTACTCCTCCAGCCCCTCCTGCACCGCCTGCAGCGCCTGCCACTCCTCGGCCGTGCCGGTGAGCATGATGACGGGGATGCCCGGCCACGTGCGCTGCACGTCGTGCAGCAGATCCAACCCGGTGGTCCAGGGCAGCAGGTAGTCGACGAGCACGGCATCGAACCGCTCGTGGCCGAGCACCTGGTACCACTGGGTCTCCTCGCCCACCTCCTCCAGGGTGATGCCGGGAAACGCCCGCTTGAGGATGCGCACGGCCATGAGCCGATCCGCGGGGTTGTCGTCCACGACGAGAACCCTCAGCCGCTCGAGGGGCTCGAGAAGCTCACGCGCCATGCGCGACGCCTCCGCTGTCTTCTCCTCCTGTCGAGCAGGGCAACTCCACGGTGAAGCTGGAACCGCTTCCCGGAGTGCTCTCCACGTGGATGTGTCCCCCCAGGGCCTCGGTGACCTGCTGGGTGATGAAGAGGCCCAGGCCCAGGCCTCCATAGTGCCGCTCCGACACACCCCGCTCGAACCGGCCGAAGAGGCGCGTGCGCACGGACTCGTCCATCCCAATGCCTTCATCGCGCACGGTCAATCGCGCCCACCCCTCGCTCTCCTCCACGCGCACTCTCACCGTGCCGCCCGCGCCGAACTTGAGCGCGTTGGACAACAGGTTGGTCACGATCTGCTCGAGTCTCAAGACATCCCATTGACCCAGCACCCGGGCGGGAGCCTCCAGCTCCAGCGGGCAGTTGGCGCGCGCGGCCTGGTGCTCGAAGCTGGAGACCACGTCGCGCACGATGGCCGCGAGGTTGACGTCCTGCTCACGCCGCAGCGTGAGCCGCCCGCTGGTGATGCGCGTGGCGTCCAGCAGGCTGTCCATGAGCGCCGTCACCCGCCGCACTTGCGCGCCCGCCGCCTCCACGTGCCCGCGCAGGCGTTGCACGTCCACCTCCGGCTTGCCCAGCTCCTGCCGCATGAGCTGCAGGCGCAGGGCGAGCGGCGTGAGGGGCGTCTTCAGCTCGTGGCTGGCCACGGAGAGGAATTCGTCGCGCAGGCGCACCGCCTCTCGCAACTCCACCACCAGGCGCTCGCGCTCCAGTTCGGCGCTCCGCCGCTGGTCCTCCAGGACCTCGCGCTCGCGCTCGCGCAGCGCCGCCTCCCTCCGCCGCAGCGCCTCGCGCTCCCGGTAGAGCTCCACGAAGACGCGCACCTTGGCGCGCAGCCGCTCGGGATCCACCGGCTTGTTCAGCCAGTCCACCCCTCCCGTCGCATACCCGGTCGCGATGATGTCCTCCTCGGTGTTCGCCCCGGTGAGGAAGATCAGCGGCAGGGGCCGCAGCGCCAGCAACTGGCGCATGCGCCGCGCCGTTTCCACCCCATTCAGGCCCGGCAACCGCACGTCCATGAGCACGAGCGCGAACTCCTCGTCCCGCACCTGATCGAGCGCTTCTTCGCCGGAGGACACCTTCACCAGGTGGAGGGAGAAGGGGGCCAGGTAGCGCTCCAGGGCAACCAGGTCGGCAGGTTGGTCATCAACCAGCAAGACGCTGGTGCGCGGGACTTCCCTTGCTTGCACGGCGCCTCCAAGAACTCCGGTATGCCGCCGTAACAGATACGGCCCGCTCCCGCGAGGAGTGATGTCGCCCCGGGCGGGAGCCCACGTCCAGGGGACAACATGCCAGACTGCCCCCTTTCATTCCTGACGGCCAGGGTTTCGCTGGTTGGCTCCCATATCTTCAGCCTCGTGGGGGGGTCCGGGCCGGGGCGGATTCTCCGAGGGAGAAGTTAAGGACGGCGAGCCTTGCCGCCGAGCTGGCTTTTTTTTGTATAAGGGCGCGCGGACGGGTGGCGCTTGCTGCCCTGGAGAGAAAGGCAGGACACATGCGGAAGTTTCTGGTGGTGGCGGCTCTGTTCGCCGTGGCGGGTTGTCAGCCGCAGGGTTCCAACAATGCCGGGGGGGCCAGTGGTGCCGGCGCCAACCCGCAGACGGACGATCAGAAGACCTTCTATGCCTTGGGCGTCACCCTGGCGCGGCAGATCCAGGTGTTCGACATGTCGCCCGAGGAGCTGGAGTACGTCAAGGCGGGCCTGACGGCGCAGGTGACGGGCAAGGAGCCGGTGGTGGACATCCAGGCCTTCGGACCGAAGCTGCCGGAGCTGGCGCGCACCCGCTCCACGGCGCGGGCGGAGAAGGAGAAGGAGAAGTCCAAGACCTTCCTGGAGGAGGCGGCCAAGGAGTCCGGCGCCGAGCGCACCGAGTCGGGTCTCATCTACAAGAGCCTCACCGAGGGCACGGGCGCGCAGCCGACGGCCACCGACATCGTGAAGGTGAACTACCGGGGCACGCTGCCGGACGGCAAGGAGTTCGACAGCTCCTACAAGCGCAATGAGCCGGCCCAGTTCCCGCTCAACGGCGTCATCAAGTGCTGGACCGAGGGCGTGCAGAAGATGAAGGTGGGCGGCAAGTCCAAGCTCGTGTGCCCGTCGGATCTGGCCTACGGCGACCGCGGCACGCCGGGCATCCCCGGTGGCTCGGCGCTCGTGTTCGAGGTGGAGCTCCTGGAGGTGCAGAAGAACGAGCCGCCCCCCGCGCCGCCCGCTCCTCCGGCGGGTCAGCCGGCGGCTCCCGCGCCGCAGGGTCAGCCGGCCAAGAAGTAGTCCGGCTCACGGCTCCTCCCGAGCCGCCCTCACGGGCCCTCGTTCCTCCCCGGTATGAAGGGGAGGCGGGGGCCCGTCGTTCTAGTACGGCTTCTGTCCCATGACGTTGCCCGGGGGCGAGTAGTCACACACCCAGAGCTGCCACTTGGGGAACTGCGCGCCGAAGGGAGAGTTCTTCGTGCAGATGACCGTCGCGCACCCCACCTGCGTGCTCTGGCGCCACACCACCTGGGTGTAGTGGCCGCACACCTTGCCCGGCGTGCACTTGTTGGTCGAATGGCTGTAGTCGGCGGACTCGCCCACCCAGTCGGCCACGATCTGGGCGTTCGTCTTCGAGCCCGGAGGCGCCGCCGCCGCGAGGTTCTCTCCATAGGGGCCGCGGTGGGCGTTGTGCTCGAACTTGCATTGCTTCGCGTACGCCTGCGCCACCCGGGCGGCGTCCTCCGACCAGGTCAGGGCGGGCAGCGCGGGCTGGGGCGTGGGCTTCGCCGCCCGGCGGGCCTCGTTGTGCGCGGCGAGGATCTCGGTGGCCAGCGGGGTGTTGGCGGTCCTCGCGGGGGCCTTGGGCGCGGCCTCGCTCTCGCCGCCACACCCGAGGGGGGCCCAGGCCAGGCAGCCCAGGGACAAGGCGAGCAGGGGGGATCGGAACAGGGGCATGTCGGACTCCAGGGGCTCCTCGCACTTCAGGTGGAGGGGCGATTCATGGCAAGGGTGCACTCCGAGGATGGGAACACCCTAGCGCCTCGCTCCTGCCCCGAGTCGACCTTGGACACTTCGAACGGACACTTCGAACGACCCCCTCGCTGGTCTCCGTTCGGCCGTGAGAGCCTTGGGAGCCCCGTGTCGTCACCTTCACTGAGCGCGTGGCTGTTCCTGGAAGTATGACGGACGCCGAGTGCCGGGAGTTGCTGCGGTGGGCCTCGCCGCGCCTGGGGTTGCGCGAGGAGGGCTTCCGCCGGGTGCGCGCCCAGGTGTGCAAGCGCGTGGGCCGGAGGATGAAGGCGTTGGGGCTGTCCGGCCTGGACGCCTATGTCGCGCGGCTGGAGGCGGAGCCGGCCGAGCGGGCCGTGTTGGATGCGTTGTGCCGCGTCACCATCTCCCGCTTCTACCGGGACTCGGCCCTCTTCGACGCGCTGCTCGAGCCGCTGCTGCCCCAGGTGCTGGTGTCCGCTCGTGCCCGGGGCGAATCCCGCCTGCGGGTGTGGAGCGCGGGGTGCGCCAGCGGCGAGGAGCCCTACAGCGTGTCCGTCCTCTTCCGGCGGGGGCTCGCGCCGCGCTTCCCGGACTTCCGCCTGGAGCTGGTGGCCACGGACGCGGATGCCTCGCTCCTGGAGCGCGCCCGGCGGGGTTGCTACCGGCGCTCCACGCTGCGCGAGCTGCCCGCCGCGTGGCGGCACGAGGCCTTCACCCCGCTCGGGGACGAGGACTGTCTGCGGCCCGAGTACCGCGAGGGCCTCGACTTCCGCCGGGAGGATCTGCGCGAGCACATGCCCGAGGGCCCCTTCCACCTGGTGCTCTGCCGCAACGTGGCCTTCACCTACTTCGCGCCCCCCGTGCAGCGGCAGGTGCTGGCGCGGCTCCTCACGCGGCTTTCCCCCGGTGGACTGCTCGTGATTGGCGCCCACGAGTCCCTCCCCGAGCCGGTGCCGGGACTCACGCGGGCCGCCGGGCCGGACCTGCCCCTCTTCCGTTGGGAGAAGCCATGAGGGAGTGACGCAACTGGACTTGCATGAAACCCGACAATTCTCGTACTTCTGGGCCCACTCTCGTTTTCTAGGAAAACGAGCGGGAGGGGTACGAGCGCATGCGCAACTTCTTGGGTGTAGTCGTCGCGATGATGTTGAGTGGTTGTGGTGGGCAGATGGGGGAGGGGGTGACTTCGGAGCAGCAGGCCGGTGCGGCGGAAGGGCTGTCGCTGACGCGGGGGGCGGAGAGCGCCTCGGGTCGTTTCTCGCACGGGGGGGTGGAGGTCCTCTTCTCCTCGAGGCAGGTGGAGCCGGGCGTCTTCCGGCTCGAGGTGCGGCACAGCGGCATGACGCTCACGGGCCTGGTGGACACGGCCAACGGTGTGTCGTCGCTGGATGGCTTCGCGGAGGACAGTGGCCAGGACACGCAGATGCTGGACGGGGACCGGGAGCTGCTCACGGCCCTGTACGCGGCGCTCAACGCGGAGCTGCCGGCGGGCACCGCTCTCTCTCCCGAGCTGAAGTACCTGCGGCGCGCGGTGGGCCTGTGGGCCGAGCACCCAGGGTCGGTGCAGTTGCAGCGCACGGTGATGGGTGAGCAGGGCCGGGGCTACACGATGCTGTGCAGCTATGCGAAGTGCAACAGCAGCTACACGGGCAGCTGCTCCACCTACAACTGGTACTCGTACGCGAAGCACGACTGCCAGCATGGCGGCTTCGATCTGGCGAAGAACCAGCAGATCGCCCAGCTCGGCGACCACGGGACGTGCAGCGGGGACGAGCTGTACCTGAACAGCAGTGGCAGCTGGGTGTGCGGCGAGCCCGACCACTTGAGCCGTCCGAAGGTGCGGGGCAACTGCTTCGGCCGCTGCGGCGGTGGCTGTGGCGGAGACACCCAGTACACGGTGGATGCCACCAACCATGACGGCTGCGTGCGCAACGGCCACGCGCTGGCCAGTGCCTACTGCGACGACCAGTTCACCTCCGCGAGCGATGACGAGCTGTTCGCTTCGGACTGCTACTGACGATGCGGCGACCAGGCCTGGCGTTGCTCGTGGGGGCGCTGGTGGGCTGCGCCCCCTCGACGGCGAGCAAGACCGAGGCCGCGCGCGAGACCGTGCGGCGCTTCTTCACCGAGCTGCCCTCGGGGGACTGCGCGGTGCTCGGCCCGATGCTCGCCGGGGAGGGCGGCTCCTCCTGCGAGGAGAAGGTGGCGGACTTGAGCGCGCACGGCTTCTCCCTGGTGGAGGTGCTGGACGCGAAGGTGGATGGGCGCGACGCGGACGCGGTGATGGTGCGTGCGCGCGTGGCTCGGGATGGACGGGTTCGCGAGCAGCCGATGCTGCTGCGCGTGGAGCGTCACCCCGAGGGTTGGAAGTTGCGTCTGTAGACAGAAGGGTCGTGTGATGAATCCCCGCTTCCGTGTCGTTGTTCCGCTCGTCGCGTGTCTGGTGTTGGGAGGCACGCTGCTGTGGGCGCTCCGGGACGTCTCTTCCGCTCCGTCCCCGGAGGCTGTCGCCGCCGCGCCGTCCTCTTCCGCTTCCTCTCCCTCCGTGCCCGGGCCGCCCATGTCCGGGTCGTCCGGGTCGCCTCCCGAGGGGGTCGGCTCGGCGGTGGGTCCGGCCCCCATCGCGAGTCAGGAGCTCGCGGCGGGGGAGGCGTCGCTGCCGGAATCGGAGGATGCGAATCTCCCGCCGCAGGAGAATGACCCCATCGAGCCGGAGCAACCCCAGACGGCGGCGTGGCGCCACGAGAAGCTGGTGCGCATCACGGAGCTGCTGGATCGGGACGTGGAGCGGCTGGAGGCGGAGCGCCAGGCCGCGAGCGCGCGAGGGGATGAGGGGGAGTCGCGGCGGCTGGCGGTGCAGCTCACTCGTCACCGGGCGAGGTTGGGCTCGCTGCGCGAGGAGACGGCGGTGATGGCGGACGCGGCCCGTCAGGAGGAGCAGACGCGGTGAGGGGGGGCAGGCTCCGGTGGCTCGGCGTATGGGGGGCGCTGTGGGGGGCGAGCCTCGGAGCCTGCGCGCCTGTTTCTTCTGCTGTGGACGGGCCTCCGGCCTCTCGGGGGGACGCGGTGGTGGGAGGCACGGAGGCACCCGGGGATGGGGCGGTGGTGGCGCTGGTGGCCCGGCGGGTGCGCTGCGCGGGGGAGTCCCTGACGCTGCTGTGCTCGGGGGCACTCATCGCCCCGGACGTGGTGCTGACGGCGGCGCACTGCCTGGATGTCTTTGGCCCGGAAGGGGCCTACGAAGTCTTCTTCGGAGCGCGGTTGCTGCCGGAGACGCACACCCAGGGGCGCTTCGTCCGGGTGGCGCGCGCGGTGCGGCACCCGGACTATGAGCGGGAGACCCACGCCCATGACGTGGCCCTGCTGCGTCTGGCGGTCGCGGTGGAGGTGCCCCCCCTGCGGCTTCCCGGCCCGGGCGAGGACGTGCCGTCGCCGGGCGGGGCCGCGCGCGTGGTGGGCTTCGGCGACACGCGGGATGGGGACGCGCCTCCGGGCGTGCGGCGCCAGGGGGGACTGCGCGTGACGGAGGTGCGGCCGGACGTCTTCCTCGCCGGGCCGGATCCCGCGATGAGCTGCGTGGGCGACAGTGGTGGGCCCGTGCTGGTGCGGGACGCGGAGGGCGGCGAGGTGCTCGCGGGCGTCACCGTGAGCGGCGACTTCGCCTGCCAGAAGGAAGCCGTCAACCTGCGGGTGGATGCGGTGCGCGACTCCTTCCTCCAGCCCTTGCTCGACGAGCACCCGGAGCCGCCCGGCCCGAGGCTCGCCCTGGACGCCCTCTGCTCGGGAACGTGCACGCGTGACGCGGACTGCCCCGCGGGCCTCGCCTGCGCCGAGACGGCGGACGCCTCGCGCCGCTGCTTCCTGCCCGCGCTGCAACCGGGAGACTACGGCGGCCCGTGCGTCGAGGACGCCCAGTGCGGAGCCGGG
Above is a window of Cystobacter fuscus DNA encoding:
- a CDS encoding CAP domain-containing protein; translation: MPLFRSPLLALSLGCLAWAPLGCGGESEAAPKAPARTANTPLATEILAAHNEARRAAKPTPQPALPALTWSEDAARVAQAYAKQCKFEHNAHRGPYGENLAAAAPPGSKTNAQIVADWVGESADYSHSTNKCTPGKVCGHYTQVVWRQSTQVGCATVICTKNSPFGAQFPKWQLWVCDYSPPGNVMGQKPY
- a CDS encoding CheR family methyltransferase, translating into MTDAECRELLRWASPRLGLREEGFRRVRAQVCKRVGRRMKALGLSGLDAYVARLEAEPAERAVLDALCRVTISRFYRDSALFDALLEPLLPQVLVSARARGESRLRVWSAGCASGEEPYSVSVLFRRGLAPRFPDFRLELVATDADASLLERARRGCYRRSTLRELPAAWRHEAFTPLGDEDCLRPEYREGLDFRREDLREHMPEGPFHLVLCRNVAFTYFAPPVQRQVLARLLTRLSPGGLLVIGAHESLPEPVPGLTRAAGPDLPLFRWEKP
- a CDS encoding hybrid sensor histidine kinase/response regulator — its product is MQAREVPRTSVLLVDDQPADLVALERYLAPFSLHLVKVSSGEEALDQVRDEEFALVLMDVRLPGLNGVETARRMRQLLALRPLPLIFLTGANTEEDIIATGYATGGVDWLNKPVDPERLRAKVRVFVELYREREALRRREAALREREREVLEDQRRSAELERERLVVELREAVRLRDEFLSVASHELKTPLTPLALRLQLMRQELGKPEVDVQRLRGHVEAAGAQVRRVTALMDSLLDATRITSGRLTLRREQDVNLAAIVRDVVSSFEHQAARANCPLELEAPARVLGQWDVLRLEQIVTNLLSNALKFGAGGTVRVRVEESEGWARLTVRDEGIGMDESVRTRLFGRFERGVSERHYGGLGLGLFITQQVTEALGGHIHVESTPGSGSSFTVELPCSTGGEDSGGVAHGA
- a CDS encoding sensor histidine kinase, with protein sequence MARELLEPLERLRVLVVDDNPADRLMAVRILKRAFPGITLEEVGEETQWYQVLGHERFDAVLVDYLLPWTTGLDLLHDVQRTWPGIPVIMLTGTAEEWQALQAVQEGLEEYLPKTPESYAVLPRALRFALERTRQRQALIESKETLHLVIEGVYGHAIFMLDAERRIVSWNAGAQAITGYSEREVLGQPYRELLVPAELRHAVADKEMEAAEHHGVYTGEGWRSRRGGDRFWADITVSALHKEGGALRGFAVVLRDATERRRMEEEQRRSNEFRERLLGIVSHDLRSPLQAIILHSQLLSRQVNEPKVKSATTRINLGAERMTRMIADLLDFTRGRLGGGIPVERRPDDLFAITAEVIEELQLTAPQSPIEMSTHGDGQGEWDRGRLIQVVQNLVTNAVKHGAQGQPVQVTLTGMDELVVMRVRNQGQPIPAEFVPHLFDPFRRAGSQETSDPLSGLGLGLYIAQEIVHAHGGTIHVTSGLEEGTTFTLHLPRKAAHRSDYRRAGLRSEHREAPASREEEHT
- a CDS encoding S1 family peptidase, whose protein sequence is MVGGTEAPGDGAVVALVARRVRCAGESLTLLCSGALIAPDVVLTAAHCLDVFGPEGAYEVFFGARLLPETHTQGRFVRVARAVRHPDYERETHAHDVALLRLAVAVEVPPLRLPGPGEDVPSPGGAARVVGFGDTRDGDAPPGVRRQGGLRVTEVRPDVFLAGPDPAMSCVGDSGGPVLVRDAEGGEVLAGVTVSGDFACQKEAVNLRVDAVRDSFLQPLLDEHPEPPGPRLALDALCSGTCTRDADCPAGLACAETADASRRCFLPALQPGDYGGPCVEDAQCGAGGVCARLEPEGDDSCRCFTPCAEPVSEPSSEPPSEPSKGEDIPRGCTGAPGPGALALGALAAWLYRRRAPLP
- a CDS encoding FKBP-type peptidyl-prolyl cis-trans isomerase, whose product is MRKFLVVAALFAVAGCQPQGSNNAGGASGAGANPQTDDQKTFYALGVTLARQIQVFDMSPEELEYVKAGLTAQVTGKEPVVDIQAFGPKLPELARTRSTARAEKEKEKSKTFLEEAAKESGAERTESGLIYKSLTEGTGAQPTATDIVKVNYRGTLPDGKEFDSSYKRNEPAQFPLNGVIKCWTEGVQKMKVGGKSKLVCPSDLAYGDRGTPGIPGGSALVFEVELLEVQKNEPPPAPPAPPAGQPAAPAPQGQPAKK